From the genome of Winogradskyella forsetii, one region includes:
- a CDS encoding CPBP family intramembrane glutamic endopeptidase produces MNYIQQAYKGQRELWMFILTTILVAGIFIGNFIYFLFADPADLEMAYDLMKQIPPNISLIINLIPFAFLLGLLFILVKFVHQRSILSLTTTRHKVDFGRILFSFSMITIYTIATFFIMYSIDSSNIVFQFDAVKFAVLFVISIILFPFQIGLEEYLFRGYLMQNVGVLVKNKWFPLILTSVLFGIAHSANPEVGAIGFWQMMTFYVGTGLLLGIMTLMDEGLELALGFHLGNNLIASLLVTADWTALQTDALFKDTSEPELGAISEILLPVLVVYPIMLLILSKKYGWTNWKDKLFGKVTEPPKEDYKIIE; encoded by the coding sequence ATGAATTATATACAACAAGCCTACAAAGGACAGCGCGAACTTTGGATGTTTATATTAACCACCATTTTGGTGGCAGGTATCTTTATTGGCAATTTTATTTACTTTTTATTTGCGGATCCTGCAGATTTGGAGATGGCTTATGATTTAATGAAACAGATTCCACCAAATATATCATTAATCATAAACCTCATACCCTTTGCCTTTTTGTTAGGGCTTTTATTCATTTTAGTAAAGTTTGTGCATCAAAGGAGCATATTGTCACTAACAACAACGCGACATAAAGTTGATTTTGGACGGATTTTGTTCTCATTCTCAATGATAACCATATACACTATTGCCACATTTTTCATCATGTATTCCATTGACTCATCGAACATTGTGTTTCAATTTGATGCTGTTAAATTTGCGGTGCTTTTTGTGATCAGTATTATTCTATTTCCATTTCAAATAGGTTTGGAAGAATATTTATTTAGAGGTTATTTGATGCAAAATGTCGGTGTATTGGTGAAAAATAAATGGTTTCCTTTAATTTTAACTTCTGTTTTATTTGGTATAGCACACAGTGCAAACCCAGAAGTTGGAGCGATTGGGTTTTGGCAGATGATGACGTTTTATGTAGGAACAGGTTTGTTATTGGGCATCATGACGTTGATGGATGAAGGTTTAGAGTTAGCCTTGGGCTTTCACTTAGGTAATAATCTTATTGCCTCGTTATTAGTAACAGCAGATTGGACAGCCTTGCAAACAGATGCGCTTTTTAAAGATACGTCTGAACCTGAGTTAGGCGCAATTTCAGAAATCTTATTACCAGTCTTGGTCGTTTACCCAATAATGCTGCTTATACTTTCAAAAAAATACGGATGGACCAATTGGAAAGATAAATTATTTGGCAAGGTAACCGAACCACCAAAAGAAGATTATAAAATAATAGAGTAA
- a CDS encoding DUF2914 domain-containing protein, with amino-acid sequence MKRTLVKFRNSALRRFIGKHEKYAPVFFFIGGFIFDTLTLGRVDRLYDMVVLCSHMTLLTITLYLFNIADDVKGRIGFLDRYKVYFPLAIQFFFGALSSAYVIYFSRSVSLSKTMSFFIILLVLLFANELLKKRISNKYLQFSVYFFISFTFFSFMIPVIIKQMSTRIFILSGIVSLVLTLLLIIVVYRKSPSTRAEVKFGKIIGIVLGLYVIINLFYIFNLIPPVPLALQNGVVAHHVTVQNNKYIVSYEKEEWYKFWREHQLKFHAKPNEAVYIFTSIFAPTQIEKSILHRWNWYNDDLEEWEVVEDIGYEIAGGRDDGYRGYTYKNNVKNGLWKVEVITEEELIIGVIDFEIIMNNSSNPSNLVEKKF; translated from the coding sequence ATGAAAAGAACATTAGTTAAATTTAGAAATAGTGCTTTACGCAGATTCATTGGGAAACATGAAAAATATGCACCCGTTTTTTTCTTTATTGGTGGATTTATTTTCGATACCTTAACGCTAGGTCGTGTAGATCGCTTATATGACATGGTCGTTTTGTGCTCTCACATGACATTGTTAACCATTACACTTTACCTCTTTAATATAGCCGATGATGTTAAAGGGAGAATAGGGTTTCTAGATCGGTACAAAGTTTATTTCCCACTAGCTATTCAATTTTTCTTCGGTGCGCTGTCTAGTGCTTATGTCATTTATTTTTCTAGAAGTGTTTCCCTATCAAAAACGATGTCCTTTTTTATCATTTTATTGGTCTTACTTTTTGCCAATGAGTTGCTCAAAAAAAGAATATCCAATAAGTATTTACAATTTAGCGTGTACTTTTTTATAAGCTTTACGTTCTTCTCATTCATGATTCCTGTGATTATTAAGCAAATGAGTACACGGATATTTATTTTATCGGGTATTGTAAGTTTGGTTTTGACGCTGTTACTAATAATCGTCGTTTACCGAAAAAGTCCGAGTACAAGAGCCGAAGTGAAGTTTGGTAAAATTATTGGAATTGTCCTTGGGCTTTACGTGATCATTAATTTGTTCTATATTTTTAATCTGATTCCACCTGTACCGCTTGCGCTTCAAAATGGTGTTGTAGCACATCATGTCACAGTCCAGAACAATAAATATATTGTTAGTTATGAAAAAGAAGAATGGTATAAGTTTTGGCGAGAACATCAATTAAAATTTCATGCCAAACCAAACGAAGCCGTATATATTTTCACCTCTATTTTTGCACCAACACAAATAGAAAAATCAATCCTTCACCGCTGGAATTGGTATAATGATGATTTAGAGGAATGGGAAGTTGTGGAGGATATAGGTTATGAGATCGCTGGTGGGAGAGATGATGGGTATCGCGGTTACACGTATAAAAACAATGTGAAGAATGGCTTATGGAAAGTAGAGGTCATTACAGAAGAAGAATTAATTATTGGTGTTATAGATTTTGAAATTATCATGAATAATTCAAGCAATCCTTCAAATTTGGTTGAAAAGAAATTCTAA
- a CDS encoding o-succinylbenzoate synthase, with the protein MKATYHKYSLDFKRPSGTSRGVMTTKETWFIKLKFDDKVGVGECGILRGLSIDDRPDYEAKLKWVCENINSGLEALLNELVAFPSIQFGLETAFKSLESEDPFQLFPSDFTKGEDAIPINGLVWMGAEDFMRKQIKEKIEAGFDCIKLKIGAIDFQTELNILKSIRREFSVSDIELRVDANGAFSPEDALEKLKELSDYQLHSIEQPIKPKQFEEMAKLCDITPLPIALDEELIGVFSKGDKQDVLQTIKPQYIILKPSLVGGFSGSQQWIDSAENLTINWWITSALESNVGLNAISQWTYTLKNKMPQGLGTGSLYTNNFSSPLKVKNGTLRYDLKQPWKFNL; encoded by the coding sequence ATGAAAGCAACTTACCATAAATATAGTTTAGACTTTAAGCGACCAAGTGGCACATCGAGAGGTGTGATGACCACAAAGGAAACGTGGTTTATAAAGTTAAAATTTGATGATAAAGTTGGTGTAGGCGAATGTGGGATTTTAAGAGGGTTGTCCATCGATGATAGACCAGATTATGAAGCGAAACTGAAGTGGGTTTGCGAAAACATTAATTCTGGTTTAGAGGCGCTTTTAAATGAACTCGTTGCATTCCCAAGTATTCAATTTGGATTGGAAACCGCCTTTAAATCCTTAGAAAGTGAAGATCCATTTCAATTATTTCCTTCAGATTTCACAAAAGGAGAAGATGCCATTCCTATAAACGGTTTGGTTTGGATGGGGGCTGAAGATTTTATGCGAAAGCAAATCAAGGAAAAAATTGAAGCAGGATTCGATTGCATTAAATTAAAAATTGGAGCAATAGACTTTCAAACAGAATTAAATATTCTAAAATCAATACGACGAGAGTTTTCAGTTTCAGATATAGAATTACGTGTAGATGCCAATGGTGCTTTTTCACCAGAAGATGCTTTGGAAAAATTAAAAGAACTTTCAGATTACCAATTACATTCCATAGAACAGCCCATTAAACCAAAGCAATTTGAGGAGATGGCAAAACTTTGTGACATCACACCTTTGCCAATTGCGTTAGATGAAGAATTGATCGGTGTGTTTTCTAAAGGCGATAAGCAAGACGTGCTCCAAACGATTAAACCACAATATATTATTTTAAAACCAAGTTTAGTTGGTGGGTTTTCTGGAAGTCAACAATGGATTGATAGTGCAGAAAACTTAACTATCAATTGGTGGATAACAAGTGCATTGGAAAGTAATGTGGGCTTAAATGCTATTTCACAATGGACCTACACCTTAAAAAACAAAATGCCACAAGGTTTAGGTACAGGAAGTTTATATACTAACAATTTTTCTTCGCCATTAAAAGTAAAAAATGGTACTTTGCGATACGATTTAAAACAACCCTGGAAATTTAATTTATAG